Proteins encoded by one window of Pseudomonas coleopterorum:
- the mutL gene encoding DNA mismatch repair endonuclease MutL — MTESARIELLSPRLANQIAAGEVVERPASVIKELLENSLDSGARRVDIEVEQGGVKLLRVRDDGSGISADDLPLALARHATSKIRDLEDLERVMSLGFRGEALASISSVARLTLTSRTATADQAWQVETEGRDMDARVQPAAHPVGTSVEVRDLFFNTPARRKFLKTEKTEFDHLQEVIKRLALARFDVGFHLRHNGKSILGLHEAHDETARARRVAAVCGPAFLEQAMPIEVERNGLRLWGWVGLPTFSRSQADLQYFFVNGRAVRDKLVAHAVRQAYRDVLFNGRHPTFVLFLEVDPAVVDVNVHPTKHEVRFRDGRMVHDFLYGTLHRALADVRPEDQLATAPAQSQAPRPSGAQAGEFGPQGEMGLSANLLQPPMTAPQSNGGSGGGYSYTPRPTAALPVAEAQSAYREFFAPLPTAGSSTAPIPSLPQSQGDIPPLGYALAQLKGIYILAENAQGLVLVDMHAAHERIMYERLKIAMASEGLSGQPLLVPESLVMSQREADCAEEHAAWFQRLGFELQRLGPETVAIRQIPALLKQAEANRLVSDVLADLMEYGTSDRIQAHLNELLGTMACHGAIRANRRLALPEMNALLRDMENTERSGQCNHGRPTWTQMGLDDLDKLFLRGR; from the coding sequence ATGACTGAATCGGCCCGTATCGAGCTGCTCAGCCCGCGGCTCGCCAACCAGATCGCCGCGGGCGAGGTGGTCGAACGTCCTGCCTCGGTGATCAAGGAACTGCTGGAAAACAGCCTGGACTCGGGCGCTCGCCGCGTCGACATCGAAGTCGAACAGGGTGGCGTCAAGCTGCTGCGCGTGCGCGACGACGGCAGCGGTATCTCCGCCGACGACCTGCCCCTGGCGCTGGCACGCCATGCGACCAGCAAGATCCGCGACCTTGAGGATCTGGAACGGGTGATGAGCCTGGGCTTCCGTGGGGAAGCGCTGGCCTCGATCAGTTCGGTGGCCCGTCTGACCCTGACCTCGCGCACGGCCACTGCCGACCAGGCCTGGCAGGTCGAAACCGAAGGTCGCGACATGGATGCCCGCGTGCAGCCTGCCGCGCACCCGGTAGGCACCTCGGTCGAGGTCCGCGACCTGTTCTTCAATACCCCGGCGCGACGCAAGTTTCTCAAGACCGAGAAGACCGAGTTCGACCACCTGCAGGAGGTCATCAAACGCCTGGCGCTGGCGCGCTTCGACGTCGGCTTCCACCTGCGACACAACGGCAAGAGCATCCTCGGCCTGCACGAAGCGCATGACGAAACTGCCCGCGCCCGAAGGGTCGCTGCGGTTTGTGGCCCGGCGTTTCTCGAACAGGCGATGCCGATCGAGGTCGAGCGCAATGGCCTGCGTCTGTGGGGCTGGGTCGGTTTGCCGACGTTTTCCCGGAGTCAGGCCGACCTGCAATATTTCTTCGTCAACGGTCGAGCGGTACGCGACAAGCTGGTCGCCCATGCGGTGCGCCAGGCCTACCGCGACGTGCTGTTCAATGGCCGCCACCCGACCTTCGTTCTGTTTCTGGAAGTGGATCCGGCGGTCGTCGACGTCAACGTGCACCCGACCAAGCATGAAGTGCGCTTTCGCGACGGGCGCATGGTGCATGACTTCCTCTACGGCACATTGCACCGTGCACTGGCCGACGTGCGCCCTGAAGACCAGTTGGCAACCGCGCCGGCGCAGTCGCAGGCGCCGCGACCCAGTGGCGCGCAGGCCGGCGAGTTCGGTCCTCAGGGTGAAATGGGCCTGTCGGCGAACCTGCTGCAGCCGCCCATGACCGCACCGCAGTCGAACGGTGGTTCCGGTGGTGGTTACTCGTACACGCCGCGGCCGACTGCAGCCTTGCCGGTGGCCGAGGCGCAAAGCGCCTACCGGGAATTCTTCGCGCCGTTGCCGACCGCAGGCAGCAGCACCGCACCGATCCCCAGCCTGCCGCAGAGCCAGGGTGACATTCCCCCGTTGGGTTATGCCCTGGCGCAGCTCAAGGGCATCTACATCCTGGCCGAAAACGCACAAGGGCTGGTGCTGGTGGACATGCATGCGGCCCATGAGCGGATCATGTACGAGCGCCTGAAGATCGCCATGGCCAGTGAGGGACTGAGCGGGCAGCCGCTGCTGGTGCCCGAGTCGCTGGTCATGAGCCAACGCGAAGCGGACTGCGCCGAAGAACACGCGGCCTGGTTCCAGCGCCTGGGCTTCGAGTTGCAGCGTCTGGGGCCGGAAACCGTGGCCATCCGCCAGATTCCGGCGCTGCTCAAGCAGGCCGAAGCCAATCGCCTGGTCAGCGATGTGCTCGCCGACCTCATGGAGTACGGCACCAGTGACCGCATCCAGGCACACTTGAACGAACTGCTGGGCACCATGGCCTGCCACGGGGCGATTCGCGCCAACCGGCGCCTGGCCCTGCCGGAGATGAACGCCCTGTTGCGTGACATGGAAAACACCGAGCGCAGCGGCCAGTGCAATCATGGCCGACCGACCTGGACCCAGATGGGCCTGGACGATCTGGACAAACTCTTCCTGCGCGGGCGTTGA